TGTTGTGGACCGAAAATGAAGCaatagaaacaaatttaacaTGGAAAACTTATCTTTGGAGTGAAGAATGGGGACATCAAACGAATGATTTATACcaaccatttttaattaattgtgcTATCCcggaaatgtttaaaaatgaagttatttaCTCAGTTTCTCTAATTGGAAGTGATATTTGTGAAACACCCAGTAATAACTTATACGTTAATTATGATTATGgtttagaaaagaaaacaaaaattggtGTTTGTTTTAATGGCTTCAATTTGGTTGATGAATATTCGATAAAACTATTGGAATGGATAgaactaattaaattattaggaggatcaaatatttatatttataatttagaaACGCACCAAAACATTTCaagattattaaattattacgagAAAAAAGGATTTGTCGAGGTCATTGAATCTTCTTTACCTGGAAAATATCCTAATCACAAATACttacaaaatatttacttaGAAAAATATCCAGGAGTAAAAGAATTAgttgaaatgatttattacaatgattgtttttataaaaacatttataaccACGATTATATTTTATTCCTCGATATAAACGAACTTATAATACCAAACAACAGTGATTGGATCAGTTTATTAGCATCTACATTGGATAATTCCTCTTATTATTAcaccaaagaagtttatttcttcggaaataataaaagtatcgaTGGTGTTCCAAATTatatgaagaaattaaaaagcaTTTATCGATTAAAGGATGTACTTGGATTATCTGGAAAATCCTTCCAGAGTACTCGAGATGTATTGGTTGcttataataaatttcccTTGAAGTGTTTTAGTAAAAATGGTAGATGTGACGGAGTGCAAATTGATACAAATTTAgcaagattattttcttacaAAGAAAGTTGTCTGGAAATATTAAATGAATGTGAAGAAAtggaaaatttggttttggatgaaagtttatggaaatataaagaaagATTAATAAATCATCTTAGTGAAAGTATTAAAGAATTAGATCTTGAATAATATATTGTAATatcgtatttattattaaagtatttataaagtcaaatataaatttttttaaataataactaagAATAGAAAATATCTTATTAGTGTTCTTAAAGGTTTTAGATATAAAAGGGATTAAATGAGTAAACCACGAATCAATGTTTTGGTAATGACTGATAAATACAATAACTTATAATTgcgaaacaaaaaaacaatttattgagGTCTGAGAATAGTAATCAtacaaatttgtttcattacaaaaatattagtttaaataatCTCTTTTAGTGATTGTTTTaatagaaacttttttaattacgaTTACATCTTATtcctttataataaatatcaaaaataattaatcattcCAAATAACACTAATTAAAATCTCCGTCATAGATAATCCATTATAGCATTGTATAGGTACTGTACGAGGATGTACAATATCatgtacaatatttttattgaattttaaaaattatttttattctaccaCATTTTAGGTTGTTAAtggataatttatttttttaatctgttttttgttttttgtaaattatataacaaataattttattaaaaacaacttttcatggcacactttTTGTGGTGCATGGCACACTACAATACTCCCCCTTccgtgaaaaagaaattaataagaagaGGAAGAGAAAACAATGGTACAACTTAAGAAAGTAATATGttgtagtaataaaaaataacgattatATGTTAAAATGTACTTTTCTATTCGGGGATGACACATGTTTATCTATTTccgaattattaaatttaatactttcaTTAAAGATAACCGCGGGCTTAAGGCGATcgatattaacaataattttatcattgCCTTTCTGAATTACGAAATATTTGGTTGAGAACTTTGAAAGGTCTTTCGTATCACGGAGATAACGACGGTTTCAAACCTTCAATTCTaatgaaaacgaaatttgattTGTGCAAGTCTTTATgaataaaacgtttttgaaTAGAGTGAAAAGACGTATTCactggttttaattttgaacaagtgtCTCTTAAACTGGAGAGGAAAGGCTCATAGTCAATAGATGGATTAGTAGGTATGAAGAACTCTCCAGGAAGTCTTAATGGTTGCCCGTAAAGCAGTTCTGCTGAGGAGGAACCTAGATCTTCCTTAAGTGATGTTCTTAATCCTAGTAGGATGAGGGGTAGATTGTTGTTCCATCTAGTAGAGTCTCCTTTAGCGATGATAGCCGTCTTTAATGATCGATGAAATCGTTCTAACATTCCATTTGCTTGGGGATGGAAAGATGATGTATGTATTTGTCGTGTGCCAAGTAATGTGTAATCATGTGTTATTGTGGTAGGTATACCAAATCGACTAAAATAAAGCCGGAAGAGTGTGTTTGCTATAGTAGAAGATGTGATATCTTTCAGCGGAAAAGCTTCTGGCCATCGAGTGAAGCGCTCGATAACTGTAAGTACATAAGTACAACCTAGGGACGGAGTGAGTGGTAGAATCAAGTCGAAATGTATATgatcaaatctaattttaggaattttgATGTTGATGATTGGCGATTTTGCATGTTCTTGAATTTTTGCTTGTTGACATTTTAAGCAGGTTTTGGTCCAAACATGAATTTGCTTTGACATGTGTGGCCAAAAGAATCTTGTTTTGATTGCATGAATTATATCCCGTATTCCGGGATGAGATAAGCTATgaattttgtcaaaaattgcTTGTCTGAACTGTTGCGAAATATAAATTCTTGGAGATGATGAAGAGGTTTCACACCACAGTTTGATATCGGATTATGATGTTGTTTGATGTGTTAAACGATAAGATTTTGAAGGATTGTTGGAAAATTGCTTATTTAGTAAGTTTTCCAATTCTGTGTCAGCAAGTTGAGCGTTGCTAAGGGCTAGAAAATCAGGATAAGATGAATTTAGAGATCCGATGTTTGTTCTGGAAAGAGTATCTgcaacaatatttgaatttcctcTGATGTATTTGATATCTGAAGTAAATTGTGCAATATAACTTAGATATCGGGTTTGTCGAGGAGTTTTGTCTGTGGGCGAATAAATTGATGCGACAATGGGTTTGTGATCTATATATACcgtaaatttatttccatgtaacgaatgtttgaaaaatttgatagCAGAGTAGATCGCTAAAAGTTCTCTATCAAAAGTGGAATATTTGGTTTGgcatgaattaaattttttggaaaagaacGCTAATGGTTGAGACCTTCCATTGACGGTTTGCGTTAAAACAGCTCCCATACCTGTGTTAGATGCATCAGTTGACAATGATAGGATAGCATGTGAAGAGGGATGTCCTAGAAAGATAGATTTTGATAGAAGATTTTTGGCTGAAGAAAAAGCGTTGTCGTGTTGCAGAATCCAAGAAGttgatgaaattgttttttgtttttgatagtGAAGTAATTTTGAAAGTGTGTATAAGGGatcaagaatatttgaaatgttagGTAAGAATCTATGGTAGAAGTTTAACATTCCCAAAAATCTTTGTAACTCTTTTAGAGTCGTTGGCTTTGGAAAATGTGTTATGGCTGTGATTCTTGATTGCGATGGTCGAATGCCATCGGATGAAACATGATGACTAAGAAAATCCAATGATTTAACACCGAAAATGCATTTTTTCGGTTGGATATTGACATTATAGGAAGTTAATCTgtgaaataattgttttaaatgaagTATGTGTTCTTCTTCATTTCGACTTGCTACAAGAATATCGtctatatatacaaaaatgaagGTTAGTCCTGAAAGTACTTCATTGATGAACCTTTGGAATGTTTGCGCTGCATTTCGAAGGCCAAAAGGCATGCGAACGAATTCGAAAAGACCGAAAGGGGTTGTTATAGCTGTCTTTGGTATGCCCTCTTCATCTACGGGCATCTGATGATACGCTATGACCAAGTCGATTTTAGAAAAGTTTTTGCATCCGTGCAAATGAATGTTGAAATCATGTATATGAGGTAGCGGATAGCGATCTGGCACAGTAACGTTGTTCAATTGGCGGTAATCTCCACATGGTCTCCAGTCATCAGAATCTTTTTTAGGTACCATGTGAAGAGGCGATGCCGTAGATGAAGAAGATGGTCGACAGATGCCCATAGCGACCATTTGTTCGAATTCTTTTTTAGCGATTGATAGCTTACGCACATCCAAACGTCGAGGACGGCAAAACGGAAGATGTgaattagtaataattttgtgtttaGTGTTGTGTGTAACGGGAGATGAGAAATCACGCGATGTAGTTAATtttggaaatgtttttaaaatgtttgaaaattttgattcaaagaagaaaattttggGGGATGGAACGTCGCTTTTGATACAAGAACCAATAGAGttaaaccaaaaattatttttattctaccaCATTTTAGGTGGTTTTCTGGtgcatggcacactacaggtacaataccaaaaaaagaatattgtATAGGGGTGGACTATTCTAAGAATATTTTATcctttgataatttttgaaaaaccggTTTGCTTCGAGATACCAAAGATTTTAAcaacaacattttattactaaaaattacaaatataagCTTCCtaatcttaataataatacctgTCGAAAATGATCACCTCCAGCTAAAATGAAACAATCAAATCTTCTCCTCATTGACTGTCGAACCCTTTCAAAAACTCCACGATCGTTTCTTGTTAAAATGCAGCCAGCAGTTATATGATTTCGCAAGTCTTCCACATTTTCCAATGGAGTAGTGTAAACTAAAGATTTAAGATGGtcttatagaaaaaaatccgGAGAGTTTAAGTGAGAGGATCGGACAAGCTACAGATGAGGTCCACCTCGACCAGTCCAGCGATCTTCATATGTTTCTGTCAAAAACTCACGAGCGCACCATCGTGCATAAACCACATTGAATTTCTTATTGCCAATGGTATATCCTTTAGAAACTGATGTAACGTTTGTTCCCAAAAGTTGCAATACACTTCGCCGGTAAGTCGTCTTGGTAGAAATACTGGTCAAACTAGCCAGTTACCCACAATTTCAACCCAAACGTTCAACAAAAAGTGATGTTAAAATAGTTCTTCACTTAGTTCATGTGGATTTTCTTCACACATGGTTATTGTGAAAATTCCTTATTGCATTTCTTGAATAATTCGCTTCATCATTCTACCCCATATATCTACATATTTCTATAGCAATAAAAAGAGCCAAAAGCAAGGTGGAATGGGATGAACAGAAGGAAAAGGCATggtcagttttcttttgaaatgccaatCATCCCGGGAAGAAATATTAGGAAATCTCGAAATATGTAATGAcgttataagtacgaaggctttgaCGGCCGATgttaatataagtacgaagaccgtgaaagccttcgtacttatattatcAACCATTATGGGCAGGTTATTAACAACCAAATAAAGGATTGTGCCATCTCACGGATTAGACAACGTAAGCTATTAAGTAGCTTGGTCGTCCTAGAAAACTGCGGAGAGAAGAAGATAACGCTAAGCTTTCTCAAAGTGATGCACCATATCGACTCTGCTACGGCATGTAGGATCTTGATTAAGACAGAACAGGTAGTGatatgagaaaaaaattcacaACAGTTTTAAAGATCTGCAGCAAATAAGTCACCGGTTACTACGACTCCACAAGAATCCTCCGCTACAATTGATGCTTCATATATTCTAAAATGAACAacacatacagtgtgttagagttaattatcgtacccgacgtcataattccaagtatgcaaccaatatcacagtattgtaataagcaaatcgcgtattatattatactgtgatattggttgcatacttgcaattaTGACGTCggatacgataattaattaacacagtgtctATCAATGTCTTATCCGCAAGAAACCTCGGCTTACACCCCGCGACTCAATTATCAGAAATCACACTttctttgtaataattaagtcgagatcgcttgcgaccgaggcgcTGCGATGATGACCAGTTTCAAGTAGATATGATATTAACGACAACAAGCCTCGACAACAAGCGAACTCCGCTTATTTACTCAAAAGATCTACAGCAGGGGTGGGCAAACTTAACACTGGTATGAGCgacattaactttttttttaattaaaaacataaaaatttaattaaggtctttattgataataatatattagGTAAATACACTATATATTTACTATTTTGTGCAATGTACgttattgataaatattttagattaattttttgatgtagATGCGTGACATTCTATTTCATCAACAAGTCTTGTAAAGTTAGGTTTGTAATCACACTAATCACTGATGCACGATCGAATAGATGCCATTAAGTGGTCATCAGTCAGAGAACTCCTAAATAGcgatttgatgtttttcatcAAACATAGATAAGTGGAACCAAAAAATGCAGATACCCTCATTGCCACCGATCTCAATAATGTATATTTTCCTTCTGGtaataaattccaaaaataattttcatttacacGTGCTTTCAGAATTATATctgattgtaaaaaattgttcaaatttCTAACTGTAGACCCGATGAATTCAATTGAAAAGTATGAGctagattttattaaatattctcATTATCGAATTCTCTAAAGGAAAtgaaagaaattcaaaaatcgGTTGAAGATTATTGAGATTTGCAATTCGTTTCTCAAAttcttgattaaaattttccagTTTAGAACAAAACATTTCAATATTACATTCACCAGTAAGTTTAATATGTTTTTCTCaatatggaaaatatttaaaattttgcctTTTTAATTGTGAagcaaaaagttttaattttgctttaaaagcATTTACCGAACTGAACAACTcaataatatattttctttttccttgtaattgtaaattaaGCGAATTAAATCCGTAAGAATTGCAATTGTTTTTATCCACATTGGATCTTTCGATTGTTCATGTTTCTCTCACAATATGtccaaaaatgcaataatgCTGAAAggcaaaaaattttgaaatgttttccAAAAAAGCTTATTGAATTAGAAATTTTCATTGCTATGTCCATAATATCTTTAACATCCAATATTTTTGCACATAAGGCATTATTGTGAATTATGCAACgaaatgatataaaatcaGGAAACTGCTCATTTTGTTTGTGAAGGGCTAAAAATCCATGATTTCTGCCGATCATTGAAGGTGCCCGTCAGTAGGCATAGCAACCAATTTATGCACAGGCAAATTTGGTTTTCCGGGAAATGGCATAAAAGTTGCCATCATATCTGGACCTCGCGTTGTTCCCTTTTATCggaaaaattgcaaaaaaccattcttataaaaacaattaatagtATCAACGATATCTGTTGAGTCGTCAAACTGCAACGAAAAGAAACGACAACTTTGTATGTCATCTTCAAACTGtcgaattacatttttattcatatcttCAATACAACGAGTTACAGTTCTGCTAGAAAGTTGCAAATCTTTAATTGCATTgaaaatttcacttttatttttaaagttgaaaaataatttctcaCTGCCCTCAAGAAAAGCTTCCTTAAAAATTTCCGAATACCGAAAAGGCTTTGTATGTTTTGCCAAAATGTATGGTTTGACATAAGATGCTTCAGTTTCCATTTTGGATTGATGCATAGgcttttgaaacaaaagttgCTGTGcgtttaattgatttttatgttatcgatcattttcataattttctgcAAGATTTTTAGTAcacgttttaaattaaaagatttaaaattaacttagtaaattatttaaaatgtctGCGGTCGACTGTCGAACTGTTTGCGATCGACCGTTTGCCCACCCCTGATCTACAAAGTTATCTGATAAAATAGATGTATGTGACGAAGTTTTTGTCgttgcaaaattgttgttgCAAAAACTACGACTCATTGCTCGAATGAGGTTTACTTTATAGGAATGATATTTTgcggtttttaaaattttgtgcgCCGTTGATGCAAATTCGACTCAACATCCCTTACAGTAAGATGATGGTTTTCTTGTCCAGCCAAAACCACGTTTTGTTAAACCTCCTCTGAAACATTTGGTCGGCCAGAGTTCGAGAAATCTCATAGATGCCcatgctttttaaatttaatcacatCTAGGCTTGCCATACTTTGGCTAGTGCAAAGTTCTTGTTTGAGGCTGATTTTTGGTGTTCGGCGTCGCCCACATATAAGTCATAAGTTGCGGGAGGTAAATTGGTTAAGGGGGTTAAATTGGTTTtagttgtattattattattattttttggtattattttcgttattatattacgtatctatttttttaacaattaatactgTGCCCTTCAAATCTGAATTTCTTGGCGACTGATCGAGctagaaagttaaaatttgtaacagTTGCTGTTTGAATATCCTTAAATAGAGCGCCATTAGCTACATCGGTAACATCGGTATTTGACAGCTTTCAGGTGATGCCGCCataattgtttgtaatttcACAGGTGGTAAGCGTTGACTTgatccaaattaaaaaaaaacaacaagttAACAATGACAaattaaacgaatttttaaatgtcatatttttattaatagacTAGTAGTTTATTGGTTAATGCTTGAttataaattacacaaaaGCCGAATTTGTGACCATGGATTTTATTTTGGGACAATGTCAAAGAAATACTCGTTATGCTCAAAGAGTATAaagtataaattttgatttttcatttgAGTATAAAGATACCCAAATGTCCGACTTCCGAGCAGGCGATGTTTCGATAATGAACTGATATTGGAGATTGGAGATATTGGAAGTGTCGATATATCTAAACGTCGAAAAAAGTCGTATGTACTTCGAGAACAGAACAACGAACTAACTATTAAGGGCCGATTTACATCAGACGAGCGAATGCTCATTCTATCCCCACTTTATCATATTCTTTTAGTGTAAAGAGATGTAGAGCATTCCTTCGTTGTTCTGTCTGCGTTCTCAAAGCTTCTATGGAATATTCTAGGAATGTTCGATCGCTTGATGTAAACGGCACTAGAGCGTGCGAACAATTGCTTAAAGCCTTCTTGCGTGTTCGGACGTGCTCGCTCATCGGAGCGGTCTCTTCGAAGCGTTCTTGTGTTCTAGCCGAATGAGCATTCGTTCGGCTGATCTAAACATCTATGTGCAAGAATTCTAATTCTTGGTTCTCATTTTTGCTAGTTGATGTTTTGGTGTAAACGAAAGCGCGTTTTTAGCGTTTACACCAACAGAACTATTGTAGATTTAGtgacaaaatttataaacttgAACACGGTTTACCTATGGGTTTCTCAATATCTGGCATTTTGGCTGATTTGTATTTAGATGTATTGAGAAGAACTTCATTATTAATCGGTTGAACCCTTATTCCAAATATATTGTAAAATGGATCTGATATGTGGATGACGTTTTTTGTGTCTGGAACGGCAATAGATCTGATCTTGATAACTTTCTTGATTATATGAACAACATTCATACGAATCTTAATTTTACCTTAGAAGTTgaagatgaaaataaattaaactatttAGATTTGACAATACTTAAAGGTGGCCACTGTTTTGCCTATGACATTTTCAGAAAACCTTCTTCCCTAAATACTATAATTCCTTACGATTCCTTCCATCCACACAGCCATAAATTAGCCGCTTTCCAATCATATATTACTAGATTGTTGAGGTACCCTTTAGATAGATCCGCTAAATTCAgagaaataaagtttattagtACTTTAGCAAAAAATAATGGTTATCCTCCCAATACTATCAATAAACTACTATTCAAAAACATCATTAAGCAAGATCCTCTTTATAATTATGATAAAGACAGATTTGACAATTTTAGATCACTGACATACAATAAGATCAACTGCAAGATTAAGTCTATTCTACAATCATACGGTGTTTATGTTGGTTTCAAGTCTAATGGACAGATCAGCGATATATTGGCCAATCATAAAcagaaagaagacattttatacTGTAGTGGTGTTTATTCTATCGGATGTTGTGATTGTGCCGCTGTTTACATAGGTCAGACCGGTAGGAAGCTACATAAAAGAATATATGAACAATATATTTAAGCATATGAGTGAGACCGAACATAACATTAACTTTGAAAATGTGAAACTCCTTCACAAATGCGATAAGGGTGTAAGAATGGATTTTTTGGAGGGTTTTGAAATCGATAAAGTTAAGCATAAAAAAGATTCTCGCCTGCTGAATGAtcaaatagaaaatttttataagccTTTGTACGCCTTCTTGAAACATTAGATTTT
This genomic stretch from Onthophagus taurus isolate NC chromosome 7, IU_Otau_3.0, whole genome shotgun sequence harbors:
- the LOC139430461 gene encoding uncharacterized protein, whose protein sequence is MISTRFIKLSLFIVVSIISLIIIVIKFTQTQKNVIQDSQHPHEQDINRNINLELNEEFNDFLKTKTNKNNTLKDLSNFPWIFYKVNSTEKSNEVNKECKNFPKLKDISFNNFYWQKSIFNGVEFYLFGAYLDIRPKNGPVVRILTMTNALNFEIPTKCLLWTENEAIETNLTWKTYLWSEEWGHQTNDLYQPFLINCAIPEMFKNEVIYSVSLIGSDICETPSNNLYVNYDYGLEKKTKIGVCFNGFNLVDEYSIKLLEWIELIKLLGGSNIYIYNLETHQNISRLLNYYEKKGFVEVIESSLPGKYPNHKYLQNIYLEKYPGVKELVEMIYYNDCFYKNIYNHDYILFLDINELIIPNNSDWISLLASTLDNSSYYYTKEVYFFGNNKSIDGVPNYMKKLKSIYRLKDVLGLSGKSFQSTRDVLVAYNKFPLKCFSKNGRCDGVQIDTNLARLFSYKESCLEILNECEEMENLVLDESLWKYKERLINHLSESIKELDLE